Part of the Scylla paramamosain isolate STU-SP2022 chromosome 15, ASM3559412v1, whole genome shotgun sequence genome, AGACTGGACTGAGCACGGCAGTTCCGCCATGTGTCTGAAGAGCAAATAGGGGTAGGAGTGAAGAAATCAAGCAATTTTCAACTGTAATTGTGTGTAAATAGTTAGTATCTCCTGATGGAGTGACAGTAGGAGTGCAgcggtggtaatagtaatagtagtagtagtagtagtagcagtggtggtggtagtggaatgGTATAAGTGAGGTAATAGGAAAATAGTTGTTGTGCCTGTCTCTGCATCGGTAGGAATTAAGGGAAATTTCATTTGTTGGTTTATTTCTATGTTGGTATTATGGTCTCGGTATTTGGCGTAGCCCTTTATGGAAGCTACAACATGGGACAGTGTTAAATTTGTACTCTTTCACCAGTCTTttgcagactttttttttctgttagttCTCGGCCTATTGAATGAATCTGCATGTTGTTTCTTTCAAAAaatcattagtttttatttattacaccCTTAAGAAACTaatggaatgaaaatgaaaaacagattAATGGAAAAGAGACTTAAATCTACCAGAATAAAATTGTTTTGTCGACAGAAATTAGTAACACTGCAATGTTTCCCTCCAAGACGACTGGCTACCGCATGCCCGTGACCGCCAGCTGGCTGTCACAAGTCACCACCCAACCCAATGTAATGAAACTGACGTAAattaactaacttaacctaacttaactaatataacctaactaaATTCATTTAACGTAATGTAACTAAACCAatctaaactaatctaactgGTAAGGCtaagaaatgaataagaagtcattaccttatttatttttgtaaaatCAGGCTATGCTcgagaaataatgaaagcaaCACAGATGCTAAGTACAGAAAACTGGCCAGTTTAATGgcagaagaaagaagtggataACCTACAAAGTGATATAAAGGGAAACTGATTATAAGGCGACAAGGACAACCCACCATAGACAGACATTTTCCTTAGACTAATTCAGATATTTGAAATTGACAAACGCATGTCTTTCTCTCtacttgtgtgtttgtctgacGTGTTAGTTCAGCCAGCAGTGAAGGGCGATTAACACTGTCCCCGCCTGCTCTGCAAGGGTGGTGGCCAGGGGGTGTTCGTCACACTGAACATGGCACTGGCTTTGTTTCGACACCTGCACCTCCTGCCTTGTCTTGCTTGTCTGTCCCTCACCGCTCTCTACACTATGCAAAAGGTAACCACTTTGGTCCAGTCCCAGTAAGTGCCAGTAGACAAGGAATCACACTTGTGGACCTTCAGGGCACAGTGCAGGAACATTCCTCTTCAGAGATGGGGAGAACGGCAAGGGACAGATGGGCACAACAAGGTGGCCACAGATTTTATTAAaagttgaaaataataaaacactcaataattGTCTCCTTCTCCTTACTGATAAGTTTATTACCTGTCCCACTTGATTGTCCTTCTTACCTAAACTGgtctaacttgacctgacctgaaataaaaaaacctGATCTTACTTGACCTaacataactttaccaaacctcctcttcatttttacttccttctttttcttcttcccttcctcttcctttcttactttccatcatcttctcttcttcatctcttctctttactaGAGCAGAACAACCTTCATAAATAATTGACACATCTCTGCTAGAGGTGaggagcagcaccagcagcagcagcagcagcatggcaGAGCAGAGGCCCAGGGAGGGGAGCCAACGAAGGCAGAAGGCTGTGTGCTTGTCAAGTTTGTCACTAAAAAGGACCAGTGAGTGCTGTCACAATTTTGTTTGCTTGTAcgttgtattatttttctttttttttttttctcttttttttatttctctttttctctttttttcttttccgatcATTGCAGTGTTTTTAAGGAGTAAGGAAtggtctcattatgaaggggtAGGAGTGAACCAGTGTGGCCTGCTTTGATCTCAGGGTTGGAGTAGGTGTATGGTAGGGGATAGTCTTATGAAGTGTAGGGGGTGAACTAGTATGTACTGTGTGACCTTGCTGTGATGTCAGGATTGGAATAGGTGTGGGGTAAAGAAGCAGACCAAATCTAATCTAAACAAAccaatttatatttatttatttatttattccatctTTGTTATCCCATTgctctccttgtcctgtcctcctcctgaCACCATTCCCAAGCATAAACCTAACTCCATCTCCACAGGTTCGGACCCCTGAGACCTGCCCAAGTTTGTGGTGGAGGGGCAGCTGGTGATTGGAAAACTTTGGGATTGACCAAAGAGTAGAGGGAGGAGCCTGGAGGGAGTGAGTACTTGAAGAAGCTCCCTCTGTCATGATAAGattattaaattaattattGATCATAAAATGACCTTTGCTAATAACTGTTGTAATTGTGTTCATTATCCAAGTCTCAGGAAGCTTTACTATattgtattatgattatttccTACCCTGCATCTTTAGTTATCTGTAGGAACAGTCCTATGATGTTCTTACCATGATGATATAAAATTAGTAACAAATATACTGTGTTGCAGCCCAGTCTCTGAGAGTGATACATCAGAACCCgcaaagaaatggaagagagttgtctgAAACATGACAGAAAAGAAATCTCACTCTGAATCAAGATGAGACTCAAAAGTTTGAGATCCATCCTGCTGCCCGATCAAGATGGATGAACATCTTCCTTCTTGATCAATAAACGAAGGTATGTTTTTAATAGTTTTCGATAGCTAATGAAGTATCATAAGGTAACTCATAAATGAGGGACTTTCAAAGCTGTGTCACCATGCAGCACCACTGACCAGAAAAAGTCCTAAattatcttttactttcctACATTCATGCAAGAAAATGTTCATCAAAATAGCAGCGCACACTGAACTGGTGTAGCCAATAAACTTTGTAGCAAAAATGTAGGAGACTTGAAAAGATAACCATGATTGATGCATTTCCTTGAAAATTAAGTCAGTTTTCACTATCATGTAATGCAACAGGCTTTGTCTTTCATAGCTAATAAAGATAACCCAAAATGAGTTCTGCTTGGTCTCTAAAGTTAACTTTCATCTAAGGCATAAATGCATTCATTTTTAGCAGGtctgtatatctttttggtattgAGTTCATGTAATGTGCACATGAAATGTACATAAGGTAGCTGAGATCAGGGACAGTCTTCTGAAGATGAGCTCTGATCCCATTGTAGCTGTAGTGGTTCCCCATGAGGGCCAAGATAGGGGAGCAAGTCCTTTAATTCCCTTTATTTGATGAGGTGTGGCATACAGGCAGATAGAGAGGACAGTTCTGTGGATTAGTGAGTGTGGTGAGAGGCTGCACTGATGTGCTCATCTGCCAGAGGTGAGACTGGGAGAAAACCTTAATAGTGCCCAGGTGCAACCCAGAAGCAGTGTCAGTTGTCCATCATGGAAGTAGAGTGGGAAAGGATGGGGAGAATGGGTAGAGGTAGCTCAGGGGCTGATGTGCCTTGCCAAACCAGAAAAGGAGCTTTCCTATTGCAGGCAGTCTTTATAGCAGTGCTGCACCAAAAAACAAGCAGAGGAAGATGCAGCTCAGGGGTAAAAGTGCCTTGCCCAGCTAgagggaggaggattaggaagcAGGGATGGTCAGGGGACTAGGCATTGCACCTAATTGCTGTGGGGAATGCTCACTCAGTCTTATTTATATTCAGTGACATCATCTGGCTCAGGAGGTCCATGTCTGCATGGTGGATCCTGTTTTCCTGTATCACCATTGACTATCCTCATCTTTAGTGTGCCACACTATTGTCCTCTTTGTGCAGCAGTTGTCCTGGCTTGTGTCTTGATCTGTCACAGACCTCTCTGTGTTTACATTcgtcacactcaccacactgcCTGGATCTTTCCCCCGATTCATTGTCCTTTGTACTAAGGATGGATATTGCATCGAATTCACCTTGTTTTTGAAGGCAACTCTAGGATCTTCCCTGTTTGCAGCCAAATAGTGTGTTGCAGGCTGATAGCAAAatttgtagggctataatgCAAGTTAGAAATTTTTACTGAGGCCAGATGGGATTTGCTTTGGCTTTTTTTAATAGAAGGGAAAAATCCTTGCTGGGTTGTATGGTGAATAATCTGgcttggttttcaaatacaacTATATCTACATTTTTGCTATGAAGGTATTGACATCAGTTGCAATTGTTGATACTAATATTCCCAAATTTATCTTAAGTTTTCTGGTGGCCTTTTGACTTGGGTGAATATGGCACTCGCAGTTTCATGTATGAGACACTGTGGTGAACAGAAAAGAACAGCAAAAGAAACCACAATGATTTAACTGAATCTTAAGACAATTTTTACAACTATACTCAGTGGTTTCATTGCATGCTAGAGACCTTTGTATGGTAACAGAGATGCCATatactttcattctttattagTATAATTTTTTAAAATGGGATTCAAAAAATTtgatttcatattttatttgtacaAATTATATAAAGGTCTGAAAGGCAGGTTTTCATaaggaatcagagagagaggagatttaaaaAGTTTGATTTCATATTTTACTTTACAAATTATATAAAAGTCTGAAAGGCAGGTTTTCATaaggaatcagagagagagagagagagagagagagagagagtctaagaaacatgtggagaggaggaagggaacagaTGGGAAAAGTAAGTGTAAGCAgtatgaagagaagggaggcgGGTAGGAtaagagagtgaggaggagggggcaggaggagagagcaagcaggaggaatgaaggtgata contains:
- the LOC135107413 gene encoding uncharacterized protein LOC135107413, whose amino-acid sequence is MEAWCLPGSVWEDQEMLIRARKGHNTTSSEGRLTLSPPALQGWWPGGVRHTEHGTGFVSTPAPPALSCLSVPHRSLHYAKEVRSSTSSSSSSMAEQRPREGSQRRQKAVCLSSLSLKRTSSDP